The following DNA comes from Papaver somniferum cultivar HN1 chromosome 4, ASM357369v1, whole genome shotgun sequence.
ATGTTATATATGGTAAAATGACCGGTATAATTATCATTTATGTTTAGGAATTGTTATAGTTGACATATTTTTTTAACTCCGTGCCAAATCTAATAATCTTTTGGACTTTGAAGTTCCGCTTTTACGAATTTTTATACTTTGTACTGATATTAAATCATATCTTAAGAGTTAAGAAATGTTTCAAACCCCAAGCTTCTAAACCTGAAATACCTTGTAACTCTAGGAAATATTACAAACACTTCTTAGATATTGTTTTAAATTGACGATGTTATAATCCCCGATCACAATAGGATAATAACTCCTCGACTACGGCCAACGCCAAAAATTAGTATTTACAGTTACTATATATTTCATCTTAAGATAGCTTTGATACTTTATTCTTGTGATATGTGATAATGAAACTGTTCTAATAGTGACCAGTCAAAGTATTGACTAGGACTTTGTTATGTAGGATTCTACACAATATCTGATGTCGACTCGCACCGAATCAAATCATATCATTTActtttttagttttcaaatgacTGGCTCGAGGTCTAGTTCAGCTCATACAACTGACTTAGAGGTATTTAAGTCATCTATACGTCTAGATTCAAAAAGAATCAATAACCCGGCTATGTGATTCAAGATGTAATGAGTCAGATTCATATTTGAACCCCCAATGCCACTTTGTGTAATTAGagacaaaaataaaaaggaatgTCAAACATTTTTAAAAATATCTTAAGAAATTAAGTGATCCATGTTTAAatgaaaaggaaaacaaaacaaaattgttTCTGTCAAATTTTGGTCAAAGGAAGCGGCTACCCCAATCAAAATCAATGGATCTGGTCAACGATGACAAATATTTTGTTAAAAAGCCAAAAATTTAAGTTAGGTTTTGATGTGGGGAGAAGTTCACACAATCCAAAAACCATTACCCACAAAAGAGATATATAGATTCAGTAATAGAAAATCTGCGACAAGTTTTTTCAACTATTAGAATTTGACATTATATTATTAAAGGAAGAAGTTCTTAAATTAGTTATTAAATTTAGCTAATTCTAAATCTTAATTATTTTATGAACagataaaataaatataaatatataactACGACACAATACGAAAAAAAAACCGACAAACACATTGATAGGAGTAGTAGGAAACAAATAACTCCATACAAAAATGAAATCCCAAAGTCATGAACATAAGAAGGATCACAGGACCCGGGAGGATCTGAACGAAGTCCATGAAGGCGAGACCTAAGAAGGTCACACCTTGTACCAGAGAGAGACTGCGTACCAAGTAACCCTACGCTCAAATTCCATCTCTTTTGTGCTACCTGGAGTGTTGTCAGTGCATTGACGAAATTCTTCAGCCGCGGGACACCGTAAAAGCTGGAAAGAAGTAGAAAGAAAAGTGATGTGGAACCTTCAAAtgtcaatttaaaaaaaaaataatctgcaTAGATTCTCTTTTTCTCTAAGTAAATGAATAACCAATACATTATCATGTTTAAAGATATGTTCCATGAAAATAAGAAGAGTTGCACATGCATAATCAATATATACTAGTAAATCAAGATTCAACACAGATTTCGCAACCCTGGAAAACTCTCCTAAGTCAATTTTCTATTAGAAAAAGAAATTGTGTATTGAAGGGTTATAAAATATCAAAGCTTGGATATGAATAACCTTTGCATCTGTCTAACAGGTTATGTGTTCACGCTATATTAGTATATTTTGGAGGTTCTTATAATGTATGCCTCTCTGAAGAGAGATAGACACTGCTCTTCCCAATTACTCGTGGACCCATAAGCGTAGGACAGATACATTATAAGTATATATGCTTGATATACATTTCTTGTCGGAGAAAAAAccattatttatttatatatatctAGTAAAACATATGTTTTTACCACATAAATCACATTTTCGTTAAAGTTATATCcggatattttttattttaaataagaATAATTTACATTTATGAAAGCAAACCCAACAAATattatattgaaaaaatgaaacatttatttctattttttttaaatgattACAATCCATAATACAAAGTAATCAACAATTCAAGTATATAACAACCTGAAGATATTGAAATACCAATGCTCAAAGCTCCGTGAATAATTATAATTTCTTGTACAAATAGCAGTACCTTATGTTTGAGGTTTTCATTAAAAGTGAGATAAGTTTCCTTTGTTACAGGGAAGACTAAATAAAAAGGAAGCTTAAGATTCCTCTCATATCGAACATCCACAACGGAAAACATCAGTATGAAGTTAGATACATAGCAAAGAAGGTACaccaagtttgcaaactgaaatcgAACCAACATACCAATGAAATCGAACCATGACTGATGAAATCCACAATACAATAAATGATGCATATATCATCGACACATACCAAAAATCCATAATGCTAAAAATAGTATTAGTTATATTATGCGGAAATCCCCTACTGGGCAGCTGTGCTAACCCATTTTCTCCTCTTCTTTCTATAGAGTAAAAGAGAATCTagctgaagaaaaaaaataaaataacttatCATGGGGATTTGGGCATCGGTATTTAAATCGCAAAATGGTTGTTTATTCGATTTTTTTAATCATTTTAATTATAGATTGTAACCATTTGAAATTTTTCGGTAAATGTTTTGATCATCTAATATTATTTATTCTGAATTACGATTGTTTTAAAAGGAAAGATGAACATATGATAGTGGCATCGCGGGATTCTGGACTAGGTAGTGTCAGAATTGATGGGTTGTCACATTACTTCAGTGGATTAAATGATCATTCAACATTGCAGAAAACCTAAGACATGTTTGAGATATAAACTatggaaaataaataatttgGATTCATAAGAATCCTATTAAGCACAATGATTTTTGGGTTATATATACTCCCCAAGATTGTTCTTGGAGTTGGAGAATAATTCTTGAGTGTAGAGATGCTGCAAAGGAGTTTATGGAAACTTGTTTGGGGTATGGAGCTGGGACTAGTTTCTACCATGGGTTTTGACATCCCAATGGGAGAACAAGTTATTGGTCGGAGCAGTTTGCTTGGAAAGTATTTGTCCAAACAAGGAATTGAAATTTGCATATTCCATGGTGGAAAGGAGATTGGTTAATCTTGAGTGTTACCATACCGACCACCttaatacctttgatcagctTCAGGTGGACGACTATGATGAAAACTACGGTTATTAGGTTATCTGGAAGGCTAGAAATACTGGTGAGTTTCCACAGAAGAATACTTATAAAGCTTTGTATGGAGCTATGGTGGATGTAGAGTTGACTAAGCTAGTTTGGTTTAAACATAATATACCAAGACACTCTTTTATATATTAGTTAGTTTATCATAGAAGGTTGAAAACTAAAGATAAACTGCATAGGTGCGGGTAATTGAGAATGAAAACTATATGTTGTATTATACAGGTCTTTGGTATGAAGAGCATTTGTTCTTGAAATATCCTTACTCAAATTGTATTTTGAGATGGCTTATGTTAAAAATTGGAGAATTTAGAGATCATGTTGATTCTTGGATTTTAGAGTTGTTATGGTATCATATAAATTTTTTAAGTGCTGGAATTGTCACTACTGTGAGGAAGTTGTTTTTAAATAGTCTTTCCTATCATGtgtagaaggaaagaaataaaaGAGTTATCAATTTTGAGAGAAAGAGTCCAGAGGGATTGAGCCATTTAATTGTTTTGGATATTAGAATCAAGTTTATTGCTTCATATTTTTCTGATGCTGACATATATCAGATTTCTAGCTAGATAGACAGGGAATAGATTGTGGTCAGAAAAAGGATACTGAAAGGAGAGGGCACCAAgtacaccactaactttttcgtttgacaacctgtatggacaaaactcaATATAATTTCAAGCAGACTAACTTAATGATCAATGGccatgtttatatctctatctcttctcaatcagtatgcATCGATAAAGGTGAacttgattgttaagaagagtacttggacgaccccaaaaatcaatatcctaGATCAATCTAGTAGTATCCAAATAACCCAGtcagaattctgccaagtaataaacttgttatctatctttcaagatacgaattctacgagaaacaagtctcgtaatcatTCATAATTAGATGGGCGTATCTATTAAGATTGTttatgtactacttgtgtaaattcaatgataaagataaacaatataatgcgaaaaaagaaaaGCACAAGAcatcaaaaattttgttaacgaggaaaccgcaatagcagaaaatcCCTAGGAgcttgtccagatttgaacaccaaattgtattaagtcgTTATAGATACTAGTTATCAgatttcagactggaatgtagttgagaacgAATTCACCCTTCAAGTGATTCATTTACAGTCGCGCCTCTTactctcttgaacctcgcaaggcttaacgcaattgatttccttagctaacgtcctttacagcttaagagttgcttcaacctaagtgaagaaagacttttgataccaatctgcctctaacaaataagcatatttgatttcTTTTAGACCAAAGATCAGTGCTTGGAAATCTGTtttcaatagacaaagctagcaaacctgataatccggaacacttacattcacttagatgagaagcccgtttttaccacctctcaagaacaatcttcaacttatcaattaaaaaATAGTTTTCAGATATCCATCTTGAGGAATTACAAAGTCCGAGGCAAATagaactttgcgatttttatTTATCTTGCCCGAAAGATAGTACGAGatcctcgataacagaaaaacaagatcaggatacacaaactatcaaggtaaagattgtcatacctgacttcacgaatccccaaagcgaagtatTTTAGTCGCAaaataattatgtttctcagaggaaacctggGTCAATAGATAATGACTCTAcctatcaactaggacacaaagtgtcaggaatTGAATTTCCCAGTGGAAAGAGCTTCTCTATTTTTGCATagaattcaagttaagataacttGAAAATTAAGCAAACACTTTCTTTGTTTACATGAATGGCCCGGTTACGAAGCATGGATTGGTAAGCCCTTTTTGAAATTTGGTGACCCCATAGCTGTCATGAAAAAcagtatttctttttttttttttttttttttttttttttttttttttggaaggttGAAAAACAATCCTCGGTATACAGTACATAACTTTATTTTTCCCAAACACAAGACTGTTGCCTAAATTTAAAGCAGAAAAAGTAGAAAAAGGAAGAGACTAGAATTTTGTAGAGAAGCAGAGAGAGAGAGACGGATAGAATGGAGAAGGGATCTAAGGTGAGATGTCAGAGAATAGGGTGTGATGCAATGTTCACTGAGGATGAAAACACTGAAGATTCTTGTACATATCATGCATCTGTaagtatttttcttttatcatcATCATGTCTCTGTATTTCTATTGTTATGACTCAAAATTGGGTGATTTTTAGTTGCCCTAGCTAATTAAACCCGTTGCCCCATAATTGGAATTCAAACAGTAGgataattttgatgttttttccttTTTAGGGTAGTTTCATGAGAAACTGGATGGCCCAAAGTTTAAAACTAAAAGAGCAATTTTAGTTAAGATTGACATTACATAGCATTGATTTTGCAGTAAATTTTTTCGTGAACAAATTGGAATTTTAAGTAAGGGATGAATGAGTTAGTAAAGCTGGATGTTAGGGGGAAGATtgaacttcttatttttgtttACATCAGTTTCAGTTTAGAATGAATTTTcaagtttgtttgtttgtttgattatgcTGCTTTTTTGAGTAGCACTATTGTTGCTACACATAAAGGGTGTACCCAAATTTATCTCATTGATTTTGCATCTTGTAGTGAagggtttttttctctttttgcaaAGATGAGGGGGTTTAGGAGACCTCAAAccagaatgaaaaagaaaagagaaagaaaataaattacaTGACCATTACATATGATTCCtcgttttattcttcttcttatagTCCTCCGCAAACGAGCTTGGAGTGAACACTTGGAACTCCCTAGATATCATAGTATTAATGGCAATGAAATCCGCTGCATAATTCGCTTCACATGCGTGTTATATATGAAAGGACTCTTACTTCTCCCTAAGATTTGAAATATTATTCCATATACTCTTCAACTTCCATGGAGTAGCTTCTTGGCTAGCATTAAGGAGGTACACAACTGATTTAGAATCTGTTCGAATACATATTGTAGTATAATTGAATTCCCTACCAAGCTCCGATTATGGACACACAGAAACTTTGGAGCTTTCTTATCATGATTTCCCGTTCTGTTTGTTGTACTGATATTCAACTTTGTTTTCCCATGTGTTGGTGTCACCTCAACGGAATCTATTGCATCAATCTAAAGGGGGTAAGTTAACATTATAATACATTCAATTCTTTTGAACAAGTTCAATCAGTTTGCAAGTTTTTCTAGCCAATATTTTATTTTGCTTGtatgttttattttttgatcttAAAAAGCTATTATGTTATGTAGCCAATATTTCACGATGGTACGAAAGAGTGGAGCTGCTGCAAGCAAAGGAGTCATGATTTCAGCTTATTTTTAGCGCTTCCAGGGTAAGGAATATACGGCGATAACAATTTGCTTTTACTTGGAATTTAGTATTTCACTTGGTGTAACCTGGTATAGTACAGCCTGTTCACATGAGATGCGCCTCTTCATTCAAGTATCTCAAACGTGGAGTGGATGGTTGCAACTCTCAAATAGTTATGAATTATGATGAGATATGTGATTTGTTGTTGTTCCTTCGAAAATATAGATATAAATGTATGTCTCCTTAGATACCCCCACCATTATAGAGTTTAACTGGACTTTCTTCCTCTTACAATGACCATACAAAACAATGGTTGTGCCTTTCTCCAGTGTGCACCCAGGCTCTCATGAGTCCCATTACATTTGAGCTTCTGAAGCGACTTAGTCCTGTGCATGCCTACTTAAACTTTAGTTAGCATTATGTTAAATTGATTATTCAGGCTGCTCAGGATTTTCCTCTATTAATGAAGATGCAAGACAGGTAAGCATACAACGGAAAAACCCGTGATTGTAAAAGCTGCACCAAAGAAGCCAGTTCCCTTTGTTGCTCCAGCAAGCACTACCTCATCAAAGCTGGATTGTTCAAGATGCCGACAAGGCTTCTTTTGCTCAGAACATGGTAATCTGAATTCTAATTCAGTGTTTGTTAATTTATTTACCACAGTAATGATGAAAGGCTTTTCATGTGTTAAGAATATGGTAGTTATGCTGATAGTTTGAATTGGTATTCTGGTTAATAAGTACCATATTTCATCCAATAATATGGGCTTTGAGGTCCAACACTAGTTGATAAGAGTTCCTTCTCTCTGTTATTAGCCAATT
Coding sequences within:
- the LOC113275066 gene encoding cysteine and histidine-rich domain-containing protein RAR1-like; protein product: MEKGSKVRCQRIGCDAMFTEDENTEDSCTYHASGPIFHDGTKEWSCCKQRSHDFSLFLALPGCKTGKHTTEKPVIVKAAPKKPVPFVAPASTTSSKLDCSRCRQGFFCSEHGSQAKSNTTMPTSPVLPKCSTDVQEVTPPPAKKIININEPQTCRNKGCGRTFKEKDNSDDACSYHPGPAVFHDRMRGWKCCDVHVKEFDEFMEIPPCTKGWHSSDPIS